The genomic window GTTAACCAAGTTATGGATCATATTCCTGCCAGTGATAAAAGATTAGAACAAGTTCGGCAAATGCAAAAAGAAGATTGGTTATGCCAACAAGTAAGAAGGTTTACAGACGATGGTTGGCCAGAGAAAAGAAATCTGCATGAAGAATTGAAGAAGTTTGCTGCATTGTCTTCGGAGATAACTGTGCAAAGAGATATATTGGTAAGAGGACCACAATTGATAATTCCCGACAAACTAAGAAGAGAAATGATTGAGAGAATTCATGAAGGACATCAAGGCATTGTAAAGTGTAGAGAAAGAGCTAAAGCTGCGATATGGTGGCCACGTATGAGTAAGGAGCTAAAGGAGTATGTTTTTTCCTGTCCTGTATGTTCGAGAGAAAGACGTAATCACATAGAGCCATTAATCACAACACCTTTACCTTTACTGCCTTGGCAAAAGATTGGAACAGATCTTTTTGAATTCAAAGGATCGCACTATCTTCTTGTAATAGACTATTTGTCTCGTTACATAGAAGTTGTTGAAGTTCGAAGCATGACATCAGTTCAGATCATTAACCAATTAAAAGCTATATTCTCTAGACATGGAGTTCCGGAATGTGTGGTTTCGGATAATGGGACACAGTATACATCTGaagaatttaatatatttgcaAACGAGTATGGATTTAATCACGTTACGTCAAGTCCAAAGTATCCAAAAGCCAATGGAGAAGCCGAAAGAGCGGTGAAAACAGTGAAGACGTTATTACAGAAAGCCAAGGATCCATATCTTGCATTACTGTCATATAGAACAACACCGTTAAGCAATGGATGTAGTCCTTCTCAATTGTTGATGTCAAGAAGGCTAAGGTCAAATTTACCTATGTCAGTGGAGCAAAGAAAACCTGAAGTTCCCAACATGCAACTTTTGAGGAAGAGAGAAGTAGatcagaagagaaagaagaaagtCACCTATGACAAACGTCATAAAGTGCAACATCTTCCTTTATTAAAAGCGGGAGATTCAGTATGGATTTCTGACAAAACAACAACGGGTACTGTTCTAGGAGAAACGTATCCAAGATCGTATCTTATTTCTACTCCGAAAGGAATTCTTCGTAGAAATAGGAATCATATCAGAATTGAAAgtgaagaagagagaaagatgGAAGGAAgtgaagaagagagaaagatgGAAGGAAGTGAAGAAAGAATTGAGAGAAGATCAGAGCCAGAGAGAGAACAAAGGACGAACTTAGAGTCAAATGTGAGAGAGGAAGATCATCAACCATGTCATCAATATGTTGGTAATCAAGGTAAAACGAGTCAGAATACTTCTGAGATGCAAAGAAATGAGAGAGAAAATACATTGGAGACTCAGAGAGATCTGGTGGCGACTCAAGATGATAAAGATGATCATAGAACGATTAGAACTCGGTCTGGGAGACAAGTTAGGAAACCAAACAGGTTGGATCTTTGAGTTTAACAAAGAGGGATGTAGTGTGACTGAGTATGATACTATTATTAGTTACTATGATGTCACGCGAGTGCATGAATGAGCATGCGTAGAGAGTGAGTCATTCGAGACGTATTCACCGGTTGGGGTGTAACTAGTGTGTATAGAGTCTGTATTCTAACGTTGTGTGCAAACGACAATAGTAATACGTGTCTGGTGCCTTAATACGAACCCGATAACGCTACAATCTCATTGCGTTAGAGTTTACGAAACATTCCGCAACACGATGTTTAGAAATTTCAGTCAATTTGCGCTTATCGTTTGATCTACGAGCGAACGCACGTGGCCATATTagatgtactgtactagtaATGCGTGAACTTCCGTCGAACGTCGCTTCCaatgaaagctacgaagcacTACTCATTGGGAGTAGTTTCTACAGTACCTAGAGGAGAGTTGAATTTTCTAGTTACTGTAGAGTTGCACTATACCTACCCAAAATGGATTTTTCTCACTCGTAACTTGTTACTTGTTACTGCACTCTAGCTACTCTAGAAGATTTGGTCAGACTTCTAATTTTTCCAAAGCTATAGTTAtaaattctgtctgtttttgtgtatcGCTTTTACAATCATAACTGTCTATATAAACACATATTGTATCAATTTACGTACATTAGCTATGTACGGTATCGGAGTTGGCGACGCGCGTTAGCAAGGAAGTCCCGTACGTAACGCGCGCACTACTCTTCACGTTTGTGCATACACTGcggcagcaagattggatgctcgtagattttcaggtagcgctacttgaaatacaacgtttctgttgtttctgatcaaaaattgacgtctttctggctagacgttctctcatgtcgaacagcgcgtagtgattggctgccaGGCCATTGTCCCTCGTTGCCGCACCCGACACAAAAAAGAATAATGCGTCGTGATTGGTCACTTGcttgcatacatacattcctgtagcgtgacacccatatatggtcatttttgGCGTAcatcagtggcgtaggaagcgtAGCGGctggggcggccatggccgccccacttttcaaaaagtggctTTCCGCCAGCTGCTCATTGCCTGTAACTTCCGTTGTTAGTTgtgccgattaaataagtaatatatttcagCATAAAATGCGAGCAAActtaacgtgcgctagattGCTCACTGTACAGCGCACAGGCACGTTCGTTATATGCACGTGATCACCGTTATATCCACGTGGACAACCCGTAGATGGCGAGCGGCAACGCATGCGCACTCACTCCAGTTTTAGTAGGCGCGGTTTCTTTGGACTACAGTGAAAGGGTCCACTGGATAAGTGATAAGTATTAGGAGCTGCGGGTCGGTGCGACCAGAggctgcatgtgtgtacaaCTAGGACCACACCTCCGTatggtagcgcacgctaagtGACCACGCCTTCTAACGCGCATtaggccgcaccactttttaattgcttcctacgccactgtacatagtcagccagccacagagatttAGGCAAATAGAACCCCGTTAGTATACTGCTCCTCGCAAGCCACGTGACTTCTTTGAAGTCCCGTCCCTTTGACTcgtagtaattgaagctgtgtttacaccgtcacttctacagctatgagccttcaaagtcctgaacaccacgcGTACACTATGTGCATGGAGTAGTCACCGGAGTAGCGTCGGGGGAGGGGGATGGAGGAGGGGAGTGGGCtggaggaggggaggggagggggatggaggaggggaggggatagaggaggggaggggatagaggaggggagggggatggaggaggggagggggatGGAGGAGGCGAGGGGGATGGAGGAGGGGAGGAGAGCGGATGGGAAGGGGAGCGGatggggaggggaggggaggggaggggaggggatgGGGGATGGgggaggctatagcccccaAACATTCTGGGCGTGTCACTTCGCTTCAAGCAGAACTCTATGTTGACGATGGACAACGACGCTAGCTATATGTCTATGACAATATACATCattatttcagtatgataaaaccagtgtcgagaagttgtggacacttaattaaattgcgcatgaccatcacttatttAAGACGTCGCTATCCGGTAATGCAGAAGCCTAGCCATCAATTCTTTTTCAAGTAAGTGTTGTTAATTACGGTCGACAACCCAATTGACCGGAGAATAGAATCtcctgcggctccgctacctaatgatttgcttgcactccacggtactATCTCCACCGATTTATtctatctattaattaaaaaaactatagctagatctatattgctcgctagattgcgaaatgctaaaattggtcaacatCGTTTGCAccgaattggtcttctagattctattgtcatcgagatgcgATCTAATTTTGACGATCGCAACGAGCGATGACAACCTTTTTGGCAcggactgtaacagtgtttccactcctttatacgCACATTGACGGTACTCAGTCCCACAGTTTATTTGCAACCTGAAATTGATGCTAATTTACTTAGATATCTACAAACTGAGAGCAAGAAAAGTAGAAAGGGGCGTGGCGTTGTGggagaaatgggcgtggttttcAGTCTAATTTATCTGCCCCCCCAAAACTTGAGGTAcacgctacgccggtggaGTAGTTGTCGCGAAGAATCATGAATAtccacgctattttctttctagacgtgctacctgTAAATGTATCTAAAATCCTACGTAGCGACTGTTGTTTCGCGTGACggcaaagtccgtaaatagtctcTACTGAGTCATCATATACGGGTCATAAAATCGCTCCTGGCTACGTAATGTTAGACTCCCGTACTAGTAATGCATGAACCTCCATCGAGcgtcgcttcaaatgaaagctacgaagcaatacTCATTGGCAGTAGCTTCTATCCGGAGTGGAGCAAATTTATCTTCCCCCAATCAGTCTCGTGTACGTACGCAGAGTGTATCCAACACCGCAgctgccgactgctccttctgtcgaccgtagacaggatagaagccgGTTCTAATTTTTCCAAAGCTATAGCTAAAATTCtatatgtctttgtgtatcgcGTTACGTACATAATTTagctgtatgtacagtactgtaccgtGCAAATTTTTTTTTGGGGCCCCGTTGGGTGTGGCTTTGGCTGTTCCCGTATGCACTTCCTCGAGGTTTTcagtggtctggtagtacgaggctcggcagtcaatggacatcttgcaaccgcgattttgacataaacgaagtgctgtctttttgcgcacctttcgagcagtaacctgcgccgtttattgaaaggggaCCTCAGTCtttgtcgtctgctgaacgtggttttctcggcacaaatcaacttcaataaattagacgacaggtaaagtcatttataattactattcttcgcagttaagcaaattttcatttttcataaaatctttttttgggtgcgatttatgcgtcaatattgacactgttgcattcactgcatacatcaaatcatgtactatttattgcaaatttatttcctgtgtgcaattaattatataatatgcagaaaagtgcaaagtactcaggtaatttaattctatttcacaactactaagttactaaaaagatttattaacagataaacactctaatagggtagtatacaattaaaataacagcatatgatatgtgtgtgtacacaatatttactaagcattacctagttggataaacacgtacacaaaatattgtactctaataatcattactaaacggatcatttaatgtaaacaacatactaattactaatgcatagaatatgatgatgatgacgacgacatattgataacactgctggttgtcacacagctagctattattgaggtaatctatatttagagctaacattggtttaaattaaattatgttaattaagttaagttaagttaatgacttagttaagttgatggtatcagtcattgtgttgtgacacttaaaggtgtatacattggatatgcattttggcaactggcattatatttcaaactaggcattggttgttatacagtatattatacagtatattatacagtatatatacagtatattatacagtatattatacactatattatacagtatattatacagtatattatacactatattatacagtatattatgcagtatattatacagtatattatacagtatatatacagtatatatacagtatattatacagtatatatacagtatattatacagtatattatacagtatatatacagtatatatacagtatattatacagtatatatacagtatattatacagtatattatacactatattatgcagtatatatacagtatatatacagtatattatacagtatattatacagtatattatacagtatattatacagtatattatacactatattatacactatattatacactatattatacagtatattatacagtatatatacagtatattatacactatattatacactatattatacactatattatacagtatatatacagtatatatacagtatattatacagtatattatacagtatattagacagtatattatacagtatattatacagtatatatacagtatattatacagtatattatacagtatattatacagtatattatacagtatattatacagtatattatacactatattatacactatattatgcagtatattatacagtatattatacagtatatatacagcatatatacagtatattatacactatattatacactatattatacagtatattatgcagtatattatacagtatattatacagtatatatacagtatatatacagtatattatacagtatatatacagtatattatacagtatatatacagtatattatacactatatatacagtatattatacactatattgtgtgtgtgtgtgtgtgtgtgtgtgtgtgtgtgtgtgtgtgtgtgtgtgtgtgtgtgtgtgtgtgcaatggTGTAAGGAAGTTGAAATAGAGTATTTGTACAGGGGAGAAGTCTAACAGAAGGCCTATCAGACAGGTGCCAACTGGTTCTTCTAAAGGCAGGAAAATCTTAGAGACTTGGCCAACGTCAGGGGTAACGGCATATTTAATACTTAATTGAATGTTACATGGAACTTAAATGCTGTTAGAATGGCTTTCATTGGCAGCTTAATTGTTTTTGTACAGTCTGAATTGCCTTTAGAATTCTCATGATATATGTTTGCAGCCAATGACTAGGAACCTTATATTTGCTTACTTTTACAGATAGTTGTATAGCCATTAGTCAAAGTGAAATttgttatgttaattaattaatggtgtACTCTACCTTGGACTTTGAACAATTTCTAAATGTGTTATTAAAAGAACCTATTTTTACATGTTGTTCTTACATGTTCAATTTCCTTACATGCTTTGCTGACGGAGAATTAGGCAAAGTATTCCTTGTACAATGCTTTTCTAAGACAAATAGTCTGCACAGTCGTTTCgactaaaactaatttacttacttttgcaagagcacaaacaagaaagaaatcatGCAATAAGGCAAACATTAGTAAAGTTTGTGAGTCACTGCTTTACTCAAATCAAAAATGCACAACTACCTGATGTAAACAAACTGAAGTTAGAACAAGTAACTGTATAATCAATCTagacaagaatcaaacaagagGAGGCAAACAATTATTGTGCGCTAGAGCACCACACTTTGCTTGATACCGGCCATTTTAGCAAGCGTTCTGTCTCCTATTATCAATACTTGTTTGAAGACTGTGAACTCTTTTTGACCGGAGCTTTCTTTTTGGTAGAGTGTGACGACATAAGTTTTTCATGTTGgtattgtttgattttctctgCATTAATGATGGACGACCAGCCTTAAGAGGTTTTCCTCCACCCTTTTTAATGGCTCGTCTGCTGACAGCTGTTGGTTGTACTGTAATGGTGCGTTTGTTGCTTCTGATCTTACGTCCGTGTCCCTTTCCAAACTTGTGCAGAGCAGATATTAACAATGGCTTTGTGTAAGATTTCTCTTTGCCATCAGCACCTCTAATTTTTTTGTACTGGCTGCAAAATTCTCGTATAGCTGTTGTAAATACAGTGTCTCTACTTGCCAATCCTTTCTTAATGTCTGTCATGACGTATGTCAAATCTGTTAGAGTGTCTTCAAAATTGCTAGAGGTGGTGTGGCTCTGATGCTGTTGTGGGTCTTCACTTGCATGATCAGATTCTGGTGATGCAGGTTCATAGTCAATAGTTGTTTCTTGGTCTtcaatttctgtgtgttgAGAGCTTGGAAATGTTTCAGTTCTTTTACTCCACTCTGGTTGCATCCCTAGATCTTTCACATAggtgtcttcttctttctggtGCAGATGGCTGTAGAATGCAACTGGTAGTGCTGCCTCTCCGATTGCTATTTTGGCATACAGCTGGCGGCCACATACTGATGATGTTGGTATTTTATTTAAAGAGTGAcgtttgtattttaatgaaGCTGCCAGCTGATGTCCACATGGCTGACCGTTTCTTCCTCTTGGACAGGTACAAGTTCCTACAGTCAAATCCACTTtccatgtttgttgattgtctgtcctACTTTGAACATGAAATACGTCATCTGAGTCAGTGGCTTGGATGGTATGAGATGAAACTGTATCTGCTGTACTACCTGAAATGGTAAATCGAAGAGCAACGAAGTTATCAAGACGATTGTtagccagagaaagcaaacgctgtttgtagtagagatccattgttgttgtaacaaATTGGAACATCTGGATACTGTTGTAGGCCTTCAGTCGATCAAATACTATATCTTTAGCAATGCGAATTGCTGCCTCAGAGtagttatttgtgttgtttcctcGAGTTATAAAATCTTTTCTAAGGCTAACACACCATTTCTCACGCCTTTCCCAATAGGACTGCAACCTGTTTCGAAACTTAATGTTTTGCTGAACTTTTACATTACTGTCAATTCTTTGTTTAGCAGCAAGCAACTTTTCAGAAGAATCTGCGAATAACAGCTCCTTTACCATGCTCATAAACAATAGTCTGTCATTACCAGCAACACCTGACGTTGAATTCCATAGCCACGGCCACGTGCTctgcaaaaaatgaaaggcACACAAAAACAGTGTAGCTTGAGGCCATGTTGTTTTCAAGGCTTGTCGCTCACTTGTTGAGTCATCAGTCATAAATCCCATGGACCCTATTTCTACTCCTCGACTAAAGAATGCGTCTGATGGCAAAACTGTTTTGAGAGTTTCAAAAGCCTGTGTTAAAGTTTCTACATCTTCT from Corticium candelabrum chromosome 12, ooCorCand1.1, whole genome shotgun sequence includes these protein-coding regions:
- the LOC134188378 gene encoding uncharacterized protein LOC134188378 — encoded protein: MQLLRKREVDQKRKKKVTYDKRHKVQHLPLLKAGDSVWISDKTTTGTVLGETYPRSYLISTPKGILRRNRNHIRIESEEERKMEGSEEERKMEGSEERIERRSEPEREQRTNLESNVREEDHQPCHQYVGNQGKTSQNTSEMQRNERENTLETQRDLVATQDDKDDHRTIRTRSGRQVRKPNRLDL